A stretch of the Kroppenstedtia eburnea genome encodes the following:
- a CDS encoding matrixin family metalloprotease translates to MLKRITVITLALLAFGSWSPAMAYVLWGYKWASSTISYECDMYGDYTTQCNNGKNDWNSRTRANYVYGGSTAGVRTNAANYGNTGWSGLCSLAQVSGNTIRRADISINTLYTDGYSSAQRKGVITHELGHALGLSHEDRLGPGGAVMYSNDGRTVYSPTQDDINGVNAIYR, encoded by the coding sequence TTGTTGAAAAGAATCACCGTCATCACTCTTGCCTTGTTGGCGTTTGGGTCCTGGTCACCGGCGATGGCCTATGTGCTCTGGGGATACAAATGGGCCAGCTCCACCATTTCCTACGAGTGTGATATGTACGGCGATTACACCACGCAGTGCAACAACGGCAAGAATGATTGGAACAGCCGCACCCGTGCGAACTACGTTTACGGGGGAAGCACTGCCGGCGTCCGCACCAATGCCGCCAACTATGGAAACACCGGATGGAGCGGTCTCTGCTCCCTGGCCCAGGTTTCCGGAAACACGATCCGGCGTGCCGATATTTCCATCAACACCCTCTACACAGATGGATATTCATCCGCCCAGCGCAAGGGCGTCATCACCCATGAACTGGGCCATGCCCTGGGACTCTCCCATGAGGACCGCCTCGGACCCGGCGGTGCAGTCATGTACTCCAACGACGGCCGTACCGTCTACTCCCCAACCCAGGATGATATCAACGGAGTCAATGCCATCTACCGGTGA